A section of the Phycisphaerae bacterium genome encodes:
- a CDS encoding isoleucine--tRNA ligase, whose protein sequence is MFDPVPANFDFPASEKKVIEFWKARGIYEKSLHQRQGATPFVFYEGPPTTNGLPHPGHVLTRAIKDLMPRYKTMQGHYCYRKAGWDTHGLPVEIEVEKELGIDGKDQIEAYGVEPFNRRCLDSVLRYVREWEQLTDRVGFWLDMNDPYITCTTSYVESVWWALAEIFRKDLLYRGHKIVPYCPRCGTVLSSHEVGLGYKDVEDPSVYVAFRGKDDPKESFLAWTTTPWTLISNAALVVKRDIDYARVKVGDEVLIMAEPLVKQVMGKVPHEVIGTVRGQDLVGREYEPLYSFAPVEKKAHFVVEADFVTLDAGTGIVHCAPAFGADDYQVGRRYDLPVIQLVEPTGRFKAEVTPWAGMFIKDADPQIIRNLKDRGLLLRRETYKHSYPFCWRCETPLIYYARQGWFIKTTAVKDKLLANNAQIQWLPEHIRDGRFGNFLEDNIDWALSRERFWGSPLPVWLCQSCDHARAFGSKAELLAANPQAFEYFENRRKQEPELPENLAVHKPFIDHVTVPCDKCGGILRRTPEVIDCWFDSGCMPFAQYGYPHRNKEMFEQQFPTDFISEAIDQTRGWFYSLLAISTMVFPDQPFPHPYKTCIVLGLVLGKDGKKLSKSLRNYDEPAKIFNREGADALRWYFYYGQPPWTSARFDEDAIAEAQREFLIRLYNVYSFFVIYANIDGFNPADQGQKGQASYQPAAQRSSLDRWIIADLHRTTQRLTELLDDYQIHQAAVRLAEFVDALSNWYVRRSRDRFWKSQLDQDKFDAYWTLYECLTTLARLMAPFVPFFAETIYQNLEANRLANASESVHLCDWPKADPALIDNKLLEQMELAREIAALGRSARAAAKIKVRQPLPEVELILAHAEKAEMLRDYVDLVREELNVKQVRFVTEVHRYVDHVIKPNFRAIGPKYGPLAPKIKAALQTIDAAAARSALLAEGKFDLQLDGQTVDLTADDVEIGLQPHAGFEAAQGPDVLVVLKTEIDEPLRLEGLARELVHHIQQIRKEMDLAYEARIDLVVEAPAEFAPVLATMTEYIKNETLAQTIDQTGRDTPATKEVEVEGLPVKLWVTAK, encoded by the coding sequence ATGTTCGACCCAGTACCGGCCAACTTCGACTTCCCAGCCTCCGAGAAGAAGGTTATCGAATTCTGGAAGGCCCGTGGGATTTACGAAAAGAGCCTGCACCAGCGGCAGGGGGCCACCCCCTTTGTCTTCTACGAAGGCCCGCCGACCACCAACGGCTTGCCTCACCCCGGCCACGTCCTGACCCGCGCGATCAAGGATCTGATGCCCCGCTACAAGACCATGCAGGGCCATTACTGCTATCGCAAAGCCGGCTGGGACACCCACGGCCTGCCCGTCGAAATCGAGGTGGAAAAGGAACTTGGCATCGACGGCAAGGACCAGATCGAAGCCTACGGCGTCGAACCCTTCAACCGCCGCTGCCTCGACTCGGTGCTTCGCTATGTCCGCGAGTGGGAGCAGCTCACCGACCGCGTCGGCTTCTGGCTCGACATGAACGACCCGTACATCACCTGCACCACCTCCTACGTCGAATCCGTCTGGTGGGCTCTGGCCGAGATCTTCCGCAAGGACCTGCTCTACCGCGGCCACAAGATCGTTCCCTACTGCCCCCGCTGCGGCACCGTCCTCTCCAGCCATGAGGTCGGACTGGGATACAAGGACGTCGAAGACCCCTCCGTCTACGTCGCCTTCCGCGGCAAAGACGACCCAAAGGAATCCTTCCTGGCCTGGACCACCACGCCCTGGACGCTGATCTCCAACGCCGCCCTCGTGGTCAAAAGGGACATCGACTACGCCCGCGTGAAGGTCGGCGATGAAGTCCTGATCATGGCCGAGCCGCTGGTCAAACAGGTCATGGGCAAAGTCCCGCACGAGGTCATCGGCACCGTCCGCGGCCAGGACCTCGTCGGCCGCGAATACGAACCTCTCTACAGCTTCGCTCCGGTCGAAAAGAAAGCCCACTTCGTCGTCGAAGCCGACTTCGTCACCCTCGACGCCGGCACCGGCATCGTCCACTGCGCCCCAGCCTTCGGCGCCGACGACTACCAGGTCGGCCGTCGATACGACCTGCCCGTCATCCAACTCGTCGAACCCACCGGCCGCTTCAAAGCCGAGGTCACGCCGTGGGCCGGCATGTTCATCAAGGACGCCGATCCACAGATCATCCGCAACCTGAAAGACCGCGGCCTGCTCCTGCGACGCGAAACCTACAAGCACAGCTACCCGTTCTGCTGGCGGTGCGAAACCCCGCTGATCTACTACGCCCGCCAGGGCTGGTTCATCAAGACCACCGCCGTCAAGGACAAGCTGCTGGCCAACAACGCCCAAATCCAGTGGCTCCCCGAGCACATCCGCGACGGGCGATTCGGCAACTTCCTCGAGGACAACATCGACTGGGCCCTGAGTCGCGAACGTTTCTGGGGCTCGCCGCTGCCCGTCTGGCTCTGCCAAAGCTGCGACCACGCCCGGGCCTTCGGTTCCAAAGCCGAACTGCTGGCCGCCAATCCGCAGGCCTTCGAATACTTTGAAAACCGCCGCAAACAGGAGCCCGAACTCCCCGAGAACCTCGCCGTCCACAAGCCCTTCATCGACCACGTGACCGTGCCGTGCGATAAATGCGGCGGCATCTTGCGCCGGACGCCCGAGGTCATCGACTGCTGGTTCGACTCCGGCTGCATGCCCTTCGCCCAATACGGCTATCCGCATCGCAACAAGGAGATGTTCGAGCAGCAGTTCCCCACCGACTTCATCTCCGAAGCCATCGACCAGACCCGCGGATGGTTCTATTCGCTCTTGGCGATCTCCACCATGGTCTTTCCCGATCAGCCGTTCCCGCATCCTTACAAGACCTGCATCGTCCTGGGCCTCGTCCTCGGCAAGGACGGCAAAAAACTCTCCAAGAGCCTCCGCAACTACGACGAGCCGGCCAAAATTTTCAACCGCGAAGGCGCCGATGCCCTCCGCTGGTACTTCTACTACGGCCAGCCGCCGTGGACCTCCGCCCGCTTCGATGAGGACGCCATCGCCGAAGCCCAACGCGAATTCCTCATCCGCCTCTACAACGTCTACAGCTTCTTCGTCATCTACGCCAACATCGACGGCTTCAACCCAGCCGATCAGGGCCAGAAGGGTCAAGCCTCATACCAACCAGCCGCCCAGCGCTCGTCGCTCGACCGCTGGATCATCGCCGACCTGCACCGCACCACGCAGCGCCTCACCGAGCTGCTCGACGACTATCAGATCCACCAGGCCGCCGTCCGGCTCGCCGAGTTCGTCGACGCCCTGAGCAACTGGTACGTCCGACGCTCGCGAGACCGCTTCTGGAAGTCCCAGCTCGACCAGGACAAGTTCGACGCCTACTGGACCCTCTACGAGTGCCTCACCACCCTCGCGCGCCTCATGGCCCCGTTCGTCCCGTTCTTCGCTGAGACGATCTATCAGAACCTCGAAGCCAACCGACTTGCGAACGCCTCCGAATCCGTTCACCTGTGCGACTGGCCAAAAGCCGACCCCGCCCTGATCGACAACAAGCTCCTCGAACAAATGGAACTGGCCCGCGAAATCGCCGCCCTCGGACGGTCCGCCCGCGCCGCCGCCAAAATCAAAGTCCGCCAGCCGCTGCCCGAAGTGGAACTCATCCTCGCTCACGCCGAAAAGGCCGAGATGCTCCGCGACTACGTGGACCTCGTCCGCGAGGAACTCAATGTCAAGCAGGTCCGATTCGTCACCGAAGTCCACCGGTACGTCGATCACGTCATCAAGCCGAACTTCCGCGCCATCGGACCCAAATACGGACCGCTCGCCCCCAAGATCAAAGCCGCCCTCCAGACCATCGACGCCGCCGCCGCACGGTCGGCCCTCCTCGCCGAAGGCAAGTTCGACCTGCAACTCGACGGCCAGACCGTCGACCTGACCGCCGACGACGTCGAAATCGGCCTTCAGCCGCACGCCGGATTCGAAGCCGCCCAGGGCCCCGACGTGCTCGTCGTCCTCAAAACCGAGATCGACGAGCCGCTGCGCCTCGAAGGACTCGCCCGCGAACTGGTCCACCACATCCAGCAGATCCGCAAGGAAATGGACCTGGCCTACGAGGCCCGAATTGATCTGGTCGTCGAAGCCCCAGCCGAGTTCGCGCCCGTCCTCGCGACGATGACTGAATACATCAAAAACGAAACCCTGGCCCAAACCATCGACCAGACCGGCCGCGACACGCCGGCCACCAAGGAAGTTGAAGTCGAAGGCCTCCCGGTCAAGCTCTGGGTCACCGCGAAATAG